gtatactagctgctccttattaacagctacaagagctacaactcccttaacttctaataatactgtaaggaagtaaagattgttatactatatatgcctctatacttatcttacctcttataactactagatataggttattttgcccctctaaagaaggtatataggcgctaagctaagaatcttatacataactatattacttatattactaaaactaagttcctattatactttatagacgcctataaggagacatttacttctagcaatatctaaggaggcttctaaggcgctagaatagtcccccttaacctagaacaggttataataggtcttgatgtccgcctatataccctaccgctacctactatagaagataagccctagcagtcctaaaccctaagcactaccctgcaattagggttgcaattaacgctagtttaagagaggatttaaaggcatataagcagcttactaactttaatagttaaagcctttaaaaagcttgctaaaggcgcagctatagtagcgcacaagctagtgttagcttaaagagagattactaggctttaagcagcaaataaggctgctatgcaaCGTAAAttgtataaaagaaagcaattacagcaggagggagtcctaacagctaaggaaggcctttaattaactactctaactaagtttagggcgcgtagtaatagtaagaaggtaaagaagcaagtgcgcgctaaaggaggggaagtaacctaaagacgctatacaaagtgctacaatattagacataacttacgtatatgtaagaaggctataaaagatgtttctaaataatattatgtactacactactatatataaggctaaagtaggctaatgcaagctataatagggtagaaatttggtgtggtcttggcagagtgatccgctcacccgtttgatccgctcacccgtggagtacgttattcTATtctctattactttattcTTATTCTACTTTACACACTTAatgtataataatagtactAAGGGGAAGTAAAGGGCTAGAGATCTAGATTCTACCTCTACAGACGTAGACGCAGACACAAATCTTAAGCGTAAAGTAAGAGTAGATAAGGAAGCTATACTATCCACTACCTAGACAGTACCTAAAAAGAGAGTGTTTTAAATAGCACTTTACTTAATCTTATTCTATtctctattactttattcTTATTGTACTTTGCACACTTAATGTACTAGACGTATTTGACGTACATGGTTGATAGGCGGTTACCCCTTTCTTAAGCTTGAGCGGATTATGGTGATGTTTCTTAGTGCCCTCTCTTCTCCTTTTCCTTTTCCATTTCCATTTCCATTTCCTCTTTTAGAGTATGGGTGCGTGATCGAAAGTCATGTCAAGTAGGCCAGCTCAGGTCAAGTGCATTCATACAATGGTTGTATTGGGTATCAAAGGTCCAGACCGCACACCACACACATACACGAAACGGCTACTTCGCCCTAAAAGGCGTACAGACCCCGCATGTTCCAAATCGCCTCGTCAATCATGCCCGGCGTCCATTCCGCGCCCGTCAACTGCGCCGCGATGCTCTCGCGCTTGTCTCGTGACAGCACCAGGAACCGCTCAATCAGGTCGCCGTCAATCGTGCTCTTGACAGGTGCAAAGTAGCTGCGGAACGCCAGGTGGTCGCGCCCAGACAGCGGCTGATCGTCCGACCGGAGCTGCAGCTCCAGCTGCTGGAACATCTTGTGCTGCCTTCGCGACGTGAAGGGGATGAGCGCGCCGAGCGTGCCTTGCAGACCAGCCCAGAAGATGATGCGCTCGCCACCAGACAGGAGGATCGTCTTCTGTATCGAAATGGGGATGTCGTTGGCGAAGTAGTGGGTAACGAGGTCCAGCCGGTTCGCTGTGCCGCCAAGGTAGCTCTTGTCGACGAGCAGGTCGGAACCGTCAGGCGACTCGTCAGAACCCTCAGAGACCTTCTGTGGGCAGCGCACAAGCCAAATGTTGCCAAACTTGTCTCCGCCAACAGTGGTGTCGTAGTCGAGCATCTCCGAAGCGCTAGTATGCCTCGAGACGGTATCGTCAACAAATGGGATCAGTCGGTTGGGGTGGACTTGGTCCTTGTGGACAACGTATGTGACAGACTCGACCTGATCCGACACAACAAGGCGACTACCctgggtcttgatgtccgtAACGCGAGTGCTCACGCAGTTCGAGGCCTGCGCCTTTCGAAGAAGCGAGCGCATACCGCAGTCGTACAGGCAGATGTTTCGCCCAACACCGGCAATGAGCTTGCCCTTGAAGGCGAGCAAGGCCAGCGGAGGCTCGTTCACGTCTGTCTCGTGGAACAGCTCCAGCTCGCGGCCTGTCGGAGAAATCTTGTAGATCTGTATCGACGCACCAGAAAACCTGTAAGGTGTAAAGGTGAGGTCCTTGGCGGTACCGACAGCAAGGAAGGCATCTTCACCACGGCTGTCGAAGTAGACCAAAGCAGCGCTGACCAACGACTGGTTGGAGGGGAGGTCTACTGTGTGGATGACGGCCTTTTCAGTCACGGGATCGACGATTTGAATGCAGGAAGCCCAGCGCCCTCGCACACGTGGGTAGCCGAATTCGACTGCGGGAAGCTCATCACTGGCCACATCGCCGTCGACTTCCATGTTGCCATCGGTACCGTTCTCATGCCTGGTCCCGTCTTCGTTCTTGACCTTTGCTTCCTGGATGAGATTTTGCCGTGTGGCGTCGTTGAGAGTGTTGTTCTCGCTTTGAATCACGTAGAAGACACCCTGGTCGTGGTGGCCGACCATCTTCCTTGGCGTGTACTTCAACGGTATCGTCTCGTAGGTCGTGTTGTCGGTCAAATCGTTAAACGTGAAGATTCTGTTGTGGTCAGCCTTTGATCTTCGAAAACGGTGGTTGTAACGAGGATGAGGAAGGACTGCGTTTCAGTAGGAACAATTGGAATTAAAGTTTTGGCCCACACGGTTGTTAAGGGGTACGAGTATCATCACTGCAGTCAGGAGAGAAAGGGGTGTGTTTGCTTACCGTAGTTCAGCGGCGCTCACGCAGATGATGCCCTTGAACTGTGTACCCTCAAAGTTCCAAGCAGACTTGAAAGGAATGTAGTTCAACGGCGTCAACTGCAGAACGCCAGTCCGTGGGTGAGTGTAGCCGAGCCATGGCCTGGAGGTCATTGCGATGATGGCAGGCTCGTCAGCGACGGTCACCTTGGCGAATTTGATAGGTTCCGGGCCGAGGAAACGTCTTCGCGTGTCTCCAATGTCGCCAGTCATCTCATCTAGCACAGATCGGATGTACACACCACTTCGCAGACCGATGTGGAGGTACTGGCTGTATCCTCGCGGGGACTTGTCCGCCATCATGTTGATGGTCAAGTCGCTTGGCGGTGATGTGAGAGCCTGGACAGAGATGCTTCGCAGAATGTTTCCTTCCATGTCTGGACTCAGGTTGAAGATCCTCACGGTCTGGTCACTGCAGCCGACAGCCATGAAGAAGGCTCGGACGCTGCCTTCAGGCACGTCAGGCATCGTCAGACAGTTGATGGTGCTGTCCAAGGCAATCTCTTCCTCAGCCATCGCAAGCGAACCGTCGGATTCACACTCGAAGTAGAGGATCTGACCTGAGCTGAGCGCGATGGCAACTTGGCGGTTGTTGGTAGCGCAGGCGACGATGGTCCGGTGTGCCGGTGGTTGCCAGTCAGTCAAGCTGGCATGCGTGGCGTTGGCATCGTCATTGGGGAACGAGATGCCCTGGATATGTCGAATGCCCTTGGGATGGATCTGGATGATGCAGTCCTCTCCGAATTGCTGCACACCAAGCGTGTTTGTGTCGGGCAAGAAGCCTGTATTCGCTGCCTCCTCGACATCGTCACCGATCTTCAGAACCAGCGTTCTGCTGTGCAGACACAGCACGATGAGAGTGTCATTCTCGTCGTCTGATGTGAGCTTCGTCGTCCAAACATCGGACGCGTTCTGCGGTAGGGGAGACTCGATGAGGTCGAGTACCTCCAAAGCGTTCCTCGTTGTGCGAAATGTGCTTCGCCCACCAGCACCGTTGATGGTGTAGATCTGAGGTGCGTCTTCAAGCGCCGGGTTTGCGACCTCCATACCCATGATTGGGTTCAAGCTGGGAATGGTCTCGACGGGGGTCAAGTTCGCCAGAGCTCGTGGCTTGAAGAAGGGAGGCGCGAAGGCTGCATTCAGGTCCAACGGGAACTGACTGCTGTCAAAGAGAGGATCGTCCGTCTCGTCCCCGAGAGACTCGAGCTCGTAAAGAATCCTGTCGCCGGACTCGCAGGCGGCATAGACGAAGCCCGCCCTCAAGATGCAGATACTTGTTACGATGGGGATTGTATCGAAGTATTTGATCTTGATCTTGTCCACTGTGGTGTCGGTAGCTTCTACGGTAAGCTTGAAGAGATCGCCGTCGTCGGTCTGGAGGAGGTAGAAGAAGTCGCCGCCCTTGAGCGAGTACAGTGTACCTGCGACAATGGTTCGCTTCCGGTTCGGGTCTTCTGTGGCTCCCTCCCTGCGGGGAATAGCCAGGCGGTGGACGCTCGACTTGTTGTTGAAGATGCGTCGGTAGGTGATGCTGTCTTCTCCGCAGACGAGGACTCCACTCGGTGCGTTGGGCCCTCCAGGGACGCGGAACAGGGTGTTTGCAGTGCGGTCCACAGGCTCTGCCCACTTGCGCACAATGTGGTTCAGACCAAGGTCGAGCTCGTAGTAGACCAGCTCCTTTTTAATCTCATCGTACGCCTCGCCCGTGGGATCCGGCTCGGACGCCGAATAGTCAATCTCCAGGGTAGCGAACATGGGGTTGTCATAGCCGACATCCAGGCCGATGAGACAGAAGACCAGTGTTTGCGGCTTGTGCGCTTCGAGAGGCGAGGAGATGGCAATGTCCGTCTGACCGCTGCGGGTGAGAATGTAGACCAGCTTGTTCTTCTCGGTCGAAGCCACCATGATGGCGCGCCCTTTCGGGTCGGCGGCCAGGTACTCGCCGGGCACGACACGTCGTATTCCAGACTTGCCGTACGTCTCAAAGTGCACCGTCTTGAACGTGTGCTCGTCCGGCACGTACTCGTACGTGACCAGGCGGCCGGAGTCGGTGGTTACGACAATGTGGTCTGTATCGTCAGCGTGGGTTCTCACATGTCTTGACAGGCCAGTCCACCGCGGGCTCGGGGGGCTGCTTTCGAAAATCACTAAACTGGCTTATAGCGTGTAGAGAAGGTGCGGACATACCTTTTGTGCCGCCCGCAACCCGGAACTTGGCGATGCGGCGGACGATGCCAAAGACGTCCTGGGAGAACATCTCCTGGAAGCCCTTCTGCCGCCGCGAGACCTCGAGGATGGCCAGGCGCGAGCCATTGGCGGTGAGGATCTGCTGCTTGCCGTTTCCGACAAAGTCGCCGGAAAGGGCGTCCTGCGTGGCCGACGGCTGCTTGACCGTCAACGCGTACAGGGACATGGAGGAGAAGGTGGTCATGGTGGGCGGAGGCGGGCGCTGGCCCAGGCACTACGCGACGCGTCTTGGTGCGGGGTGCGCGTGGATGCTGCCGTCCAGATGGGATGAAACAACAATGACGCCGTGTACagggaagggaagggaagggaagggaagggaagggaagggaagggaagggaaggaaagggaagggaaggaaaggaaaggaaaggaagggAAATGCGCAGACAAGGGGAGGAGGTGGGAGGGTGGGCGCTGTCGAGGGCCGGGAGGaacgaagaagacgaagaagacgaagaaggtACGGAGTAGAACTCGACAAGTTTGACTGCTGGTCCAAGCTCCCTCGTCGGCGGTGTGGCCGGCGTGCGCAAGAAGCGGCCAGTCTCCACTTTTAAAAGTTCAAAGTtcgagagagagagagagggtgGGCGTGTGCAGCTCAGCACTTTTAAAAGTTGGAGAAACAGGGTGGGCAGCACACGGGCAATCTTTCTACACAGCCCTCCAACCACACCAAAATGAAGCGCAAGGTCGGCGCTCTCGAGAAGATCGAGGCGGATCATGCCGCGCTCCGCTTCAAAATCAAGCGCGATCCCCAGAGCTACCGCGACGACTTCAACAACCAGTGGCAGCAGTACGAGACGCTGCGCGACTTGTTTCTGCAGAGCCCTTCCAGCCAAGGTACCGGCCTGGCAGACTTGAAGGATCTCATCGAATTCGTCTCTCACGTTGCCGATCTGTACCCCGACCTCACCTCGCAATTCCCCCAAGACCTCGAGCAGATCCTTCTGCAGCACCACCAAGTGCTCGAGTATGAGCTGCGGGACAAGATCGTGGGCAGCCTGTGCCTGTTGCGCAACAAGGACGTCATCAACTCGGTGACCCTGCTCAACACGCTCTTCCCCGTCCTCATTGCTACTCCCAGCAAGTCGCTGCGCCAGCTTCTCTTCACCAAGATCCTCTCCGACCTGCGCTCCTCCAACGTCAAGACCACCAACCACAAGCTCAACCGCACCATACAAACCGTGCTGTACAACCTGCTCGAGTCGGACAAGGAGTCGCCCAAGGGCATCTGGGCCGTCAAAATCACCCGAGAGCTGTGGAAGAAGCAGATATGGTCCGACGCACGCGCCGTCGAGGTCATGCGTCTGGCTGCTCTGAGCGAGAACGAGAAGGTCATTGCCGGAGGAGTCCGATTCTTCCTTGGCGGCGACAAGGAGCGTGAGGAGGCAGCCGAGGATAGCAGCGACGACGATAACGATATCGACATCGCCAAGCTGCGCCACCAGGCTGGCATCAACAAGAAGACCAAGAAGAAGGGCCGTGACCTGAAGAAGGCTGCTGCTACGgtcaagaagaaggagaagaagaagaacgcGCCGCACCCGTTGAACTTCTCCGCACTCCACCTACTCCACGACCCTCAGGGCTTCGCCGAGACCCTCTTCTCCAAGCACGTCCAGAACTCAAAGTCGAAGCTACAGCTCGAGACAAGACTCCTTGTCCTGCAGTTGGTGTCGCGTCTTGTTGGTCTGCACAAGCTCACGGTTTTGTCGCTCTACTCGTACTTCCTCAAGCACCTCACCCCTCGACAAGCCTCCGTCACCAGCTACCTTGCCTGTCTCGCTCAGGCAACACACAACTACGTTCCTCCAGATGTACTCGAGCCGCTCGTTCAGAAGATTGCCAACGAGTTTGTTTCCGAAGCCTCAGCCTCGGAAGTGGCGGCTGCTGGTCTGAACGCCATCCGCGAGATCTGTGTTCGTCAACCTCTCGCAATGACAGACACACTGCTCCAGGATCTCGTCATGGTACGTTCTGATCATCTCCACACACACCGACTTCACTAACACTTCCTAGTACCGCAAATCCAAAGACAAGGGCACCATGATGGCCGCCAAGGGTCTCCTCTCCCTCTACCGCGAAGTCGGTGCTGAACTGCTTCACAAGCGCGACCGCGGCAAGGACGCCAGCATGGGTATTCGTGCCGGCACCATCAAGGAACAGCGCTACGGCGAAGAGGCCGTTGGTGGCATCGAAGGCATCGAGCTGCTCGAGGCCTGGAAAGAAGACGAGCGGCGCAAGAAGCGGATCGCTGCCGGCCTGGACCCCGACGGTACAGACGGTGACTCGCAACTGGACGAGGCCGAAGATTGGAAGAAGTGGGAGCTGGAgagcgacagcgacagcgacgaAGAAGGCTGGATCAACGTGGAAAGCGACGGCGAGGACATCAACATCAGCGACAGCGAAGACGAAAAGGACAAGCCCAAGGCCAAGAAGGCGAAGCTCGACAGCTCGACACCGGTGCCGCAGGACGATTCAAGCCCCGTCGACGCCCccgccgctgccgccgccgcaaaACAAGCCCAGATCACCAAGCTCCTCACAACCACCATCCTCACGCCAGCCGATCTCAAGCAGCTCAAGGCCCTCCAAGAATCCACCGCCGTCAACGCACACCTCCCCAGCCACAAACGCACGGCCATGCTCGCCGCCCGCCACGCCGACGAAGCCATCACAGCCGAGACCATCGAAGCTGCCGCAAGCCTGGGCAAGAAGAACACAAAGGAGCAGAAGATCGCCATGGCCAAGGCCGACCGCGAGACGAACCACCAGAGCACGACGGCGAAGCGcaaggcgaagaaggagTCCGAGGGCAAGAGCACGACCAACAAGGAGAAGGCGCGCAAGAAGAACTTCCTCATGACCCTCGGCAAGGCCAAGAGCAAGAACAAGAGGAGTCTGGGCGACGTCAAGAAGACGCTGCAGGGGCATATTGAGAGGAGCAAGAGAGGCGGGAAACGTGGAAACAAGGGAAACTAGCGCGGACGAGGTAGTCAGAGATTATGATACCCGAATAGACACCATGTTCGAAATGAGACTCTGTCCAAGCCGTTTCTTCTTATTGATCTTCTAGGCTTGCACTCGCGATTCCTCCTAGCAACACCTGAGTGTGGTCGCAGCAGCTCGTCTCGCTCCCCTAAACATCTCCTATTTGCAGtacgtcgtcgtcgtcgccgccgccgccgccgccgccgccggcTGTCTCTACCTGCCACTAGCCCTTACTGCGGGCGAGGAGACGGTCCTCGCAACCCGTAGCGGAGGAGCCACTGGTCTTTCTACATCCTATCTCATCCCCTGCGGCGAACCAGGCAGACATTGTTCGAACGGCGGAGTCAAGCCCTAATTCTTCATGGCTTCAACTGCTGGCGAAGCAAGAGTCGTACCCCGCTCAGGCGAGGGGCTCGGAGCCTTGGTAGTGCAGCGTACTGGCGAAGCTGCGCTGACTAACGCGGCAGCGACGTTGTTCATACTCGCTTCATCATGACTTGCGGTTGGTGTCGGAGCCCTGGTCTCGGTATACACATCTGCAACAGTCAATCCCGACCCGTCCTGCCACAGATTTGCGTTTGCAGAAAGAAACCCGCGAATCTCGTCGTCCTGCCTCCTTCTTTCCTCCGCTCTAGCTCGCTCTGGTTCGGTCAAACGTGAAACAAGCGATTTCACTGGCGAGATGGTCGTACTCTTGCTCGCACAGGGAGTGTGCGGATTTGCTTGCTTTCGAGATCGACCGCTCTCGAACTTCATCCAATCGGCCAAGTGCTGGTTCTGTATGGATGCTAGCATTGCGATGTCTTCTCTCAGGCCCATTTGATCTCTAGATTGCGGATATGCGCGCAAAAGTGAGGAGAGCAGCGAAGCATGCTCTACGAGCGGTGTGAGCTGGATATAGGGATTGAGCAAGCCGGCGGAAGGTTCATCCTTGGTTTCTGCTGCACACCTGAAGTTCTGCGTGGGACCACGATTGGGAGGAGAACGCGCAGTGTCGAGATCGATCTCTTCGGATTCCGACTCGCTGATCTCGTCGGGATCTTCGGCCATTTCCCTTCTGCGTGGTGACAATCTTGGGTACTCGCGTATATATTGCACTGCCTTAATTTGTAGCTGCTCTTCAGTAGGTGGACGTCGGTATGTTAAAAGATGCGGCGCATAACACCGAACACCTGGTTGAGGATATGCAATATTTTGCTGTGGCGCTAGATACTGAGCCGACATTGGATACTGCAACTCAAACGGAAGCTCTTGCTGGTATGTCGGGTCTCTTCTCAGGTGCCAGTCTGGCTGAGCCATCTTCGCTGTACGCATGCGGTACTTGTCGTGGCTTTGACGACCGGTAAATGTGCTCCCACTCGCAGGCCTGGGGCCAAGAGCAGTATACGGAGACTTAAAAATATACAATTTGCTGTGTCTTTCCTGAGACCTGTGTGGTTTGAGTTTCAAGGAGTGCCTCGTCCTTGCTTGGCCGCTTAATGGCGGGGAATCCTCAGTCAGGACGATGGGGTTGTGTGAGGTACCAGGCGTAATAAGCTTCTGCAGAGCGACCATGACTTGTTCGGTAGAAACTCTAGCTTTCTCGGGCAGAAAAACTTCTGGTATAGTCGAAGAGCATCCCTCAGATATTCTTTCTGTGGTTGAGGAGGTGGAAGTAAGGCCGTCCAGCCCGATGTTGGACTTTGATAGTGCTGAACTGTTGGTTTGTGGAGGAGGGTACCGCAAGATGGAATGCCGGACTGCAGCAGGCTTATGAGGCTTTTCTATCCTACTGGCATTTGTGATCCTCCTCAATTTCGTGCCTTTCGGAGGGTTGTTTGACGTCGATGTCATGTTTCCACCGCTCCGTCGCGGAGCAACCATGCTGTATTGTCTTTGTCTTCTGCCAATTCTGCGTACTAGCGAGCACCAACGCAGTGTACGAGCCTGATCTTGTATATTGAGAGAAACCTCAATTGCGTGATTTGCGCTCGAGTTCTCCTAGCTGTTGGCGGTCGATGGCGGTAGCGGCTGATCGTAGCACGCGGTCGCGCAAAACTTTTCATGTCAATCTGTGCGGTAAGGTGAAGGCAGCATAGACAGAAGTGGGAAAGACTCACATCAGCTGAATGTTGCCTGGACAACTTTGGAAGGTGCAACCGCTTTTGGAAGGCGCAAGTCGCAACGCTGCAAAGGAAGTTACGTTTGACAATTAGGAATACGGTTTGTCAAAGGGAAACAATGTGGAATGCGTAACGAAATGCTCGAAAGAACGTGAAGGATGTTCCGGAAGCCTTTGCATCGATGCCAAGCAGTAGTCATTATTGGATGCTCAGAAACGCTCGAAGCTTCATCAACTCTTCGCAATCGTTCGCTTCATCTACAACGCGATCGATCGCGCCTTCGTCCCACGCGTAGCCATACCATAGCAGCACTCCGACATCTCTCATCAGCCACGTATCCTTCTGTCTCTTTGTAATTTCTGGTACAAGTCGGAACAGACAGGTCCAAAAATACTCACGAAGCTTCGGAGCGTTTTCGTAGTAGGTAAAGGTTGACCGACCAGACTTCTGTGATGCTGACTGGGAGAAGCCAAGGAGGTGTTCAAGCCCATAGAGACATGTCCCGAAGGGCAGAAACTCAGCTTCTGCCCAGTCGACAAGCCCTGTGATTTCCCATGTCTCCTTGTCGACAAGGATATTGGATGGTATGAGGTCTCCGTGGTTCAGTACAACAGGGTGTTCATCCACCATGCAAAGTCTATCTATTGTTGATTGGGCTCTTCCTCTGAGCCAGATATCCGGGAGATCTTGGGCGAGTCTTCCAAGTTTGCGAATTACACACGATCCAACCTTGCCTGTGCATTGGGCCAGCATCGTCTGCTCCTCGTTGGGAAGTGAATCGGCTCGTAGGACGCTGTCTCTTCGCTTCTTGCCAACAACACCTGGCCAGCCTCGCGCGACTACACTAGCGAAGCTTGCGATGAGTGTCTCTTGCTTCTTTTGTGTATCAACCGTAGTTGAATCCTCACGAGGTTGAAGGCACGACATCGGTATGCCTTCAATCCTGTTCATCTCGTATGCGCGAAGACCTCCTGACAGGCCAAAATCCAGCGCTCGAACCTTAGGAGCAAGATATGAGTATATTCTGCTTGCCTCCCGAGCTACTTGGAGATCAAGAGCGTGTTGCGCCGGGCGAAGCTGAACAAGAAGCTGCTCGGCCACATTAGAGGCGCGAACATGGTTGCTGCTCCGAACTCCGTTGTCATCTGCACAACCTTCACTTTGATGAGATAAGAGTAATGTGAAGCTGCAGTACCCCTGGTGTTCGAACTCTTCTACCTCGTACCTTTTGTACCTTCTCTGCACAGCATTGAGATATTCTCCTCGATCCGTCTCTTTCAAACCTATGCGTTCCCAGGAACTGATTGCATGTGAAGCCATTCTGACCGTTTCGTAACAGGGCCGTCGTAAATCAGTAAAACGAACAAGACGTTACTGTGACACCGTCGTTTTCCTGCAGGTCATCTCACCCATGCAGTGCTTATGGTTGCTGGCCATTCGTCGGGCCGCGGCACATCGCCGATACACGGCATAGTCTGAGGGTGTATTGTACTTCTCTGTGGTTCGCTAGAGTGTCGCACGTGGTGGTGTAGGAACGATGCAGCCTGCACTTGAATAGTGACAAGCGTACAGTGCACGCCATGCACGTCACAATCGATTACGCAAGCATTTCAAGATAAGAGC
This genomic window from Ascochyta rabiei chromosome 11, complete sequence contains:
- a CDS encoding pre-mRNA-splicing factor rse1, which produces MTTFSSMSLYALTVKQPSATQDALSGDFVGNGKQQILTANGSRLAILEVSRRQKGFQEMFSQDVFGIVRRIAKFRVAGGTKDHIVVTTDSGRLVTYEYVPDEHTFKTVHFETYGKSGIRRVVPGEYLAADPKGRAIMVASTEKNKLVYILTRSGQTDIAISSPLEAHKPQTLVFCLIGLDVGYDNPMFATLEIDYSASEPDPTGEAYDEIKKELVYYELDLGLNHIVRKWAEPVDRTANTLFRVPGGPNAPSGVLVCGEDSITYRRIFNNKSSVHRLAIPRREGATEDPNRKRTIVAGTLYSLKGGDFFYLLQTDDGDLFKLTVEATDTTVDKIKIKYFDTIPIVTSICILRAGFVYAACESGDRILYELESLGDETDDPLFDSSQFPLDLNAAFAPPFFKPRALANLTPVETIPSLNPIMGMEVANPALEDAPQIYTINGAGGRSTFRTTRNALEVLDLIESPLPQNASDVWTTKLTSDDENDTLIVLCLHSRTLVLKIGDDVEEAANTGFLPDTNTLGVQQFGEDCIIQIHPKGIRHIQGISFPNDDANATHASLTDWQPPAHRTIVACATNNRQVAIALSSGQILYFECESDGSLAMAEEEIALDSTINCLTMPDVPEGSVRAFFMAVGCSDQTVRIFNLSPDMEGNILRSISVQALTSPPSDLTINMMADKSPRGYSQYLHIGLRSGVYIRSVLDEMTGDIGDTRRRFLGPEPIKFAKVTVADEPAIIAMTSRPWLGYTHPRTGVLQLTPLNYIPFKSAWNFEGTQFKGIICVSAAELRIFTFNDLTDNTTYETIPLKYTPRKMVGHHDQGVFYVIQSENNTLNDATRQNLIQEAKVKNEDGTRHENGTDGNMEVDGDVASDELPAVEFGYPRVRGRWASCIQIVDPVTEKAVIHTVDLPSNQSLVSAALVYFDSRGEDAFLAVGTAKDLTFTPYRFSGASIQIYKISPTGRELELFHETDVNEPPLALLAFKGKLIAGVGRNICLYDCGMRSLLRKAQASNCVSTRVTDIKTQGSRLVVSDQVESVTYVVHKDQVHPNRLIPFVDDTVSRHTSASEMLDYDTTVGGDKFGNIWLVRCPQKVSEGSDESPDGSDLLVDKSYLGGTANRLDLVTHYFANDIPISIQKTILLSGGERIIFWAGLQGTLGALIPFTSRRQHKMFQQLELQLRSDDQPLSGRDHLAFRSYFAPVKSTIDGDLIERFLVLSRDKRESIAAQLTGAEWTPGMIDEAIWNMRGLYAF
- a CDS encoding Severe Depolymerization of Actin encodes the protein MKRKVGALEKIEADHAALRFKIKRDPQSYRDDFNNQWQQYETLRDLFLQSPSSQGTGLADLKDLIEFVSHVADLYPDLTSQFPQDLEQILLQHHQVLEYELRDKIVGSLCLLRNKDVINSVTLLNTLFPVLIATPSKSLRQLLFTKILSDLRSSNVKTTNHKLNRTIQTVLYNLLESDKESPKGIWAVKITRELWKKQIWSDARAVEVMRLAALSENEKVIAGGVRFFLGGDKEREEAAEDSSDDDNDIDIAKLRHQAGINKKTKKKGRDLKKAAATVKKKEKKKNAPHPLNFSALHLLHDPQGFAETLFSKHVQNSKSKLQLETRLLVLQLVSRLVGLHKLTVLSLYSYFLKHLTPRQASVTSYLACLAQATHNYVPPDVLEPLVQKIANEFVSEASASEVAAAGLNAIREICVRQPLAMTDTLLQDLVMYRKSKDKGTMMAAKGLLSLYREVGAELLHKRDRGKDASMGIRAGTIKEQRYGEEAVGGIEGIELLEAWKEDERRKKRIAAGLDPDGTDGDSQLDEAEDWKKWELESDSDSDEEGWINVESDGEDINISDSEDEKDKPKAKKAKLDSSTPVPQDDSSPVDAPAAAAAAKQAQITKLLTTTILTPADLKQLKALQESTAVNAHLPSHKRTAMLAARHADEAITAETIEAAASLGKKNTKEQKIAMAKADRETNHQSTTAKRKAKKESEGKSTTNKEKARKKNFLMTLGKAKSKNKRSLGDVKKTLQGHIERSKRGGKRGNKGN